A window of Mucilaginibacter paludis DSM 18603 contains these coding sequences:
- the gltB gene encoding glutamate synthase large subunit, producing the protein MEQTDSNQQGLYRPEFEHDSCGTGFITNINGHKSNQIILDALTILENMEHRGACGCDPLSGDGAGLLIQLPHEFFMEECTSLEISLPEPGEYGVGMIFFPKDSAVKKACRNVIKNAIEKLGLHNLGYRKVPVDSSGLGETARAAEPDVEQLFIARPQHITNADDFERKLYVLRRYITKTINETIKDATEDFYFTSLSCKTIIFKGQLTTYQVRQYFTDLSDPRMESGFGMIHSRFSTNTFPSWRLAQPFRMIAHNGEINTLTGNLNWFYSGLKSYVSPYFTQEEMDMLLPVIDNNQSDSACLDNIIEILLHSGRSLPHVMMMLIPEAWDGNEQMDPIKKAFYEYHATLMEPWDGPAAISFTDGKLIGALLDRNGLRPLRYVITSDNRVIAASEAGVLALDEKNVVRKGRLQPGKMFLIDTEQGKIITDDEIKRKVTSQQPYGRWLENYKIRLEELPEPRLSFSSLSANSVLRYQQVFGYSREDIDTIIMPMAIDGKEPIGSMGTDVPLAILSDKPQHLSSYFKQFFAQVTNPPIDPIRERLVMSLATFIGNNGNLLDEDKMHCHCVTLKQPILNNYELEKLRSIDTGLFHAKTIQTYFKADGQPGSLEKGIARLCRYAEDAVEDGFEVLILQDRAIDSEHAPIPSLMAVSAVHHHLIKKGCRGSVGLVVEAGDVWEVHHFACLLAFGASAINPYLALATIDTLKNDGKIDQSIDSKTLSKNYIKAVSDGLLKIFSKMGISTLQSYHGAQVFEILGLNKSVVDRYFTGAVTRIGGLGADEIAREALSKHRIGFGESKNQYHLLPEGGIYQWKRRGEAHLFNPNTIHLLQHATRTNDYNVYKNYAKIVNEQSEKHFTIRGLLDFAHHRESISIDEVEPVETIMKRFATGAMSFGSISHEAHSTLAIAMNRIGAKSNTGEGGEDEMRYERLPNGDSMRSAIKQIASARFGVTSNYLTNADELQIKMAQGAKPGEGGQLPGHKVDDWIARTRHATPGVGLISPPPHHDIYSIEDLAQLIFDLKNANRTARINVKLVSKAGVGTIAAGVAKAHADVILIAGYDGGTGASPISSIKHAGLPWELGLAEAHQTLVRSKLRSRVVLQADGQMKTGRDLAIACLMGAEEWGVATAALVVGGCIMMRKCHLNTCPVGVATQDPELRKLFTGQPDHVVNLFRFLAEEMREIMAELGFRTINEMVGRVQFLKVKDGIKHWKAKKIDLSGILHPVSNAKGLTLYNSEQQDHGMADILDWKLLEHAKPALDDQSPVFAAFDVKNTDRTIGTMLSNEISKRYGSAGLPENTINYKFTGSAGQSFGAFSTKGLSFELEGEANDYVGKGLSGAQLAIYPSKEATFVPEDNIIIGNVALYGATSGELFIRGMAGERFAVRNSGATAVVEGVGDHGCEYMTGGRALILGTTGRNFAAGMSGGIAWVYDPENTFTENCNTEMVDLDPLSAKDKEQVVTLLRKHVQITGSTVAKTLLANWEESLLKFVKVFPKEYKKVLQQAQYQTIS; encoded by the coding sequence ATGGAGCAAACTGATTCTAACCAGCAAGGTCTTTACCGGCCCGAATTTGAACACGACTCGTGTGGTACCGGATTTATAACCAACATCAATGGGCATAAATCCAACCAAATCATTCTTGACGCGCTTACCATTCTCGAAAACATGGAGCACCGCGGAGCTTGCGGCTGCGATCCTTTGTCGGGCGATGGAGCTGGACTTTTGATACAACTTCCTCATGAGTTTTTCATGGAAGAGTGTACCAGTCTCGAAATAAGCTTACCCGAGCCGGGTGAGTATGGCGTAGGTATGATCTTTTTCCCCAAAGATTCTGCCGTTAAAAAAGCTTGCCGTAACGTGATTAAAAACGCTATCGAAAAGCTTGGGCTACATAACCTGGGTTACCGCAAGGTGCCTGTTGATTCCTCGGGTTTAGGTGAAACCGCCCGCGCTGCCGAGCCTGATGTTGAGCAATTATTTATTGCCCGCCCGCAGCATATTACCAATGCCGACGATTTTGAGCGTAAGCTTTATGTACTGCGCAGGTACATCACCAAAACCATTAACGAAACCATTAAAGATGCCACCGAGGATTTTTACTTCACATCTTTATCCTGCAAAACTATTATATTTAAAGGTCAGTTAACTACTTACCAGGTTCGTCAGTATTTTACCGACTTGTCCGATCCGCGTATGGAATCGGGTTTCGGTATGATCCATTCACGTTTTTCTACCAATACGTTCCCATCATGGCGCCTGGCTCAGCCATTCCGCATGATAGCGCATAATGGCGAGATCAATACCCTTACCGGTAATTTAAACTGGTTTTATTCGGGTTTAAAATCTTATGTATCTCCATACTTCACACAAGAAGAAATGGACATGCTGTTGCCTGTAATTGATAACAATCAATCCGACTCGGCATGCCTGGATAACATCATCGAGATACTATTACACTCAGGCCGCTCATTGCCACACGTGATGATGATGCTGATACCTGAAGCCTGGGACGGCAACGAGCAGATGGACCCGATAAAAAAGGCCTTCTACGAATATCACGCCACGCTGATGGAGCCATGGGATGGTCCGGCAGCTATTTCTTTCACCGATGGTAAACTCATCGGCGCTTTGCTCGACCGTAATGGCCTTCGTCCTTTACGGTATGTGATCACCAGCGATAACCGTGTGATTGCGGCATCAGAAGCCGGCGTATTAGCTCTGGACGAAAAGAATGTAGTACGCAAAGGCCGTTTACAACCCGGTAAGATGTTCCTGATCGATACCGAGCAGGGTAAAATTATTACCGACGACGAAATAAAAAGGAAAGTTACTTCGCAGCAGCCTTACGGGCGCTGGCTCGAAAACTATAAGATTCGCCTGGAAGAATTGCCGGAGCCTCGTTTGTCGTTCTCCAGCCTGTCTGCCAATTCTGTACTTCGTTACCAGCAGGTTTTCGGTTACTCGCGCGAGGATATTGATACCATTATTATGCCTATGGCCATCGATGGTAAAGAGCCTATCGGCTCCATGGGTACCGATGTTCCTTTGGCTATCCTGTCCGACAAGCCTCAGCATTTGTCAAGCTATTTTAAACAGTTTTTTGCCCAGGTTACCAACCCGCCTATTGATCCAATCCGCGAGCGTTTGGTAATGAGTTTGGCTACCTTTATCGGTAACAACGGTAATTTGCTGGACGAGGATAAAATGCACTGCCATTGTGTTACCTTAAAACAGCCCATCCTGAATAATTATGAGCTGGAAAAACTGCGTAGTATTGACACCGGTTTGTTCCACGCTAAAACCATACAAACTTACTTTAAAGCCGACGGGCAGCCGGGTTCACTTGAAAAAGGTATAGCCAGGCTTTGCCGTTACGCCGAAGATGCAGTTGAGGACGGTTTTGAGGTACTGATCCTTCAGGATCGTGCTATTGATTCGGAACATGCTCCCATACCATCTTTAATGGCGGTATCGGCCGTGCATCACCATTTAATTAAAAAAGGCTGCCGTGGTTCGGTAGGCCTGGTTGTTGAAGCTGGTGATGTTTGGGAAGTTCACCACTTTGCCTGCTTACTGGCATTTGGCGCAAGCGCTATTAACCCTTACTTGGCCCTGGCTACTATCGATACTTTAAAGAATGATGGTAAGATAGACCAGAGCATCGACTCAAAAACATTATCAAAAAATTATATTAAGGCCGTTAGTGATGGTTTGTTAAAAATCTTCTCTAAGATGGGAATTTCCACCTTGCAATCGTATCACGGTGCGCAGGTGTTTGAAATTTTGGGTCTTAACAAAAGCGTGGTCGACCGTTACTTTACCGGTGCTGTTACCCGTATAGGTGGCTTGGGTGCCGACGAAATTGCACGCGAGGCATTGTCAAAACATCGTATTGGTTTCGGCGAGTCGAAAAACCAATATCATTTATTGCCAGAAGGCGGTATTTACCAATGGAAACGAAGGGGGGAAGCGCATTTGTTTAACCCTAACACCATCCACTTGTTGCAGCATGCCACCCGCACCAATGACTATAACGTATACAAAAACTACGCTAAAATAGTTAACGAGCAATCAGAGAAACATTTTACCATCCGCGGCCTGCTTGATTTTGCCCACCATCGTGAGTCTATCAGCATCGACGAAGTTGAACCGGTTGAAACCATTATGAAACGTTTCGCTACCGGTGCCATGTCTTTCGGCTCTATCTCTCATGAGGCTCACAGTACCCTGGCCATCGCCATGAACCGCATAGGAGCCAAGAGCAACACTGGCGAAGGGGGTGAGGACGAAATGCGTTACGAGCGTTTGCCTAATGGCGATTCGATGCGCTCAGCCATTAAACAGATTGCTTCGGCACGTTTTGGGGTAACATCAAATTACCTTACCAATGCCGATGAGTTACAAATTAAAATGGCACAAGGTGCAAAACCTGGTGAAGGCGGTCAATTGCCCGGCCACAAGGTTGACGACTGGATTGCCAGAACCCGCCACGCTACGCCTGGTGTAGGTTTGATATCTCCGCCGCCGCACCACGATATTTATTCGATTGAAGATTTGGCGCAGCTGATCTTTGATTTAAAGAACGCTAACCGCACGGCACGTATTAACGTGAAGCTGGTATCAAAAGCCGGTGTAGGTACTATTGCAGCAGGTGTTGCCAAGGCTCATGCCGATGTGATATTGATTGCCGGGTATGATGGTGGTACAGGCGCGTCGCCGATAAGTTCTATCAAACATGCGGGCTTGCCGTGGGAGCTTGGTTTAGCCGAAGCACACCAAACCCTGGTACGCAGTAAACTGCGCAGCCGTGTGGTTTTACAGGCCGACGGACAAATGAAAACCGGTCGCGACCTGGCAATTGCCTGTTTAATGGGAGCCGAAGAATGGGGCGTGGCCACAGCCGCCTTAGTTGTAGGTGGTTGTATTATGATGCGTAAATGCCATTTAAATACCTGCCCTGTAGGTGTTGCCACTCAAGATCCTGAATTGCGCAAGCTATTCACCGGTCAGCCGGATCATGTTGTGAACCTGTTCCGCTTTTTAGCCGAAGAGATGCGCGAGATTATGGCCGAATTAGGTTTCAGAACGATTAATGAGATGGTGGGCCGTGTACAATTCCTTAAGGTTAAGGATGGCATTAAACATTGGAAAGCCAAAAAGATCGATCTTTCCGGCATATTGCACCCGGTATCTAACGCTAAAGGTTTAACACTTTATAACAGCGAGCAGCAAGACCACGGCATGGCCGATATACTCGACTGGAAATTGTTAGAACATGCTAAACCGGCATTGGACGACCAAAGCCCTGTCTTTGCAGCGTTCGACGTTAAAAATACCGACCGTACCATTGGTACCATGCTTTCTAACGAGATCTCTAAACGATATGGATCTGCTGGTTTGCCCGAAAATACCATTAACTACAAGTTTACCGGTTCCGCGGGACAAAGCTTTGGCGCTTTTTCAACCAAAGGCCTGTCTTTTGAATTGGAAGGTGAAGCTAACGACTATGTAGGCAAAGGCCTTTCGGGAGCGCAACTGGCGATCTATCCGTCTAAAGAAGCCACCTTTGTTCCCGAAGATAATATCATCATCGGCAACGTGGCGCTATATGGCGCTACATCCGGCGAGTTATTTATCCGCGGTATGGCCGGCGAGCGTTTTGCCGTGCGTAACTCGGGTGCTACCGCCGTGGTTGAAGGTGTAGGCGATCATGGATGTGAGTACATGACCGGCGGACGTGCGCTTATTTTGGGTACAACCGGTCGTAACTTTGCAGCGGGTATGAGCGGCGGTATAGCCTGGGTTTATGATCCGGAAAATACCTTTACCGAAAATTGCAATACCGAAATGGTAGACCTTGACCCGCTATCGGCAAAAGATAAAGAACAGGTTGTTACATTGCTGCGCAAACATGTGCAAATTACAGGTAGTACGGTTGCCAAAACACTATTGGCCAACTGGGAAGAATCACTTCTGAAATTTGTAAAGGTATTCCCTAAAGAATACAAAAAAGTTTTGCAACAGGCACAATATCAAACCATCAGTTAA
- a CDS encoding RNA-binding S4 domain-containing protein has product MIEFILTGDYIQMIQLLKATNLVQTGGEAQIVVSQGEVKYNGTVDTRKRLKVKQGDLVEFRGHQILVK; this is encoded by the coding sequence ATGATTGAATTTATACTAACCGGAGATTATATCCAGATGATACAACTGCTCAAGGCCACAAACCTGGTGCAAACAGGCGGCGAAGCCCAGATAGTTGTAAGCCAGGGCGAAGTGAAATACAATGGCACCGTTGATACCCGTAAGCGATTAAAGGTTAAACAAGGCGATTTAGTAGAATTTCGTGGCCATCAAATTTTAGTGAAATAA
- a CDS encoding proline dehydrogenase family protein: MLTHNNPVPRVGKQLSFENTEVAFRQTSNADLKRAWWLFRMINVNFLVKIGPPITNFALNIGLPVKGIIRATIFKQFCGGETIAGCDATIANLNKGGVGTILDYSIEGEDEEAVFDETCQEIIRTINRANGDKAIPLTVFKVTGVGRFALLEKLDAKQALNETEQQEWTKVKARVKAICQKAYDLNIPVMIDAEESWIQNTIDGLALDMMRTFNREKALIYNTYQLYRHDKVSSLQHDYEIAQAEGFYLGAKLVRGAYMEKERKRAAENGYTSPIQPTKQATDADYNEALKFCIAHISKIAIVAGTHNEDSCRLLANLLDEYQVNHNHPHVYFSQLLGMSDNLSFNLADTQYNVAKYVPYGPVKAVLPYLFRRAEENTAIAGQMSRELGLITREKKRRGI; this comes from the coding sequence ATGCTGACCCATAACAATCCAGTTCCCCGTGTGGGGAAACAACTTTCTTTTGAAAATACCGAAGTTGCTTTCAGGCAAACTTCCAATGCCGACCTGAAACGGGCGTGGTGGCTTTTCAGGATGATCAACGTTAACTTTTTGGTAAAAATAGGCCCTCCTATTACCAATTTCGCGTTGAATATCGGTTTACCTGTTAAAGGAATTATCCGAGCTACAATATTTAAACAGTTTTGCGGAGGCGAAACTATTGCGGGATGCGATGCTACCATTGCCAATTTAAATAAGGGTGGCGTGGGCACCATACTCGATTATTCGATTGAGGGGGAAGACGAAGAAGCTGTTTTTGACGAAACCTGCCAGGAAATTATCCGCACCATTAACCGCGCCAACGGCGATAAAGCGATACCATTAACCGTTTTTAAAGTAACAGGAGTTGGGCGTTTTGCCTTGCTTGAAAAGCTCGATGCTAAACAAGCGCTCAACGAAACCGAACAACAGGAATGGACGAAGGTAAAAGCCCGGGTTAAGGCAATATGCCAAAAGGCTTATGATCTAAACATCCCGGTAATGATTGATGCCGAGGAAAGCTGGATACAAAACACCATAGACGGCCTTGCCCTGGATATGATGCGTACTTTTAATCGCGAAAAAGCGCTCATTTATAATACTTATCAATTATACCGCCACGATAAGGTGTCATCCTTGCAGCACGATTATGAAATTGCCCAAGCCGAAGGTTTTTATTTAGGTGCCAAACTGGTACGCGGGGCTTATATGGAAAAAGAACGTAAACGCGCGGCAGAAAATGGTTACACATCGCCCATACAGCCAACCAAACAAGCCACCGATGCCGATTATAACGAGGCTTTAAAGTTTTGTATAGCACATATTAGCAAAATTGCTATTGTTGCCGGTACCCATAACGAGGATAGCTGCCGCCTGCTGGCCAATTTGCTTGATGAATACCAGGTGAACCATAACCACCCGCATGTATACTTTTCGCAACTGTTAGGCATGAGCGATAACTTAAGCTTTAACTTGGCCGATACGCAATACAATGTAGCCAAATATGTACCCTACGGCCCTGTAAAAGCAGTACTCCCCTATCTATTCCGCCGGGCAGAAGAAAACACCGCTATTGCAGGGCAAATGAGCCGCGAGTTGGGCTTGATTACCAGGGAGAAGAAAAGAAGAGGAATTTGA
- the clpB gene encoding ATP-dependent chaperone ClpB, producing MNFNNFTIKAQEAVQKASEIAVGNQQQAIETAHLLKGLLLVDENVISFLLKKLNVNINRLNESLDQQIATFPKVSGSEVYLSSGANSALQKAQGYLKEFKDDFVSVEHLLLGILAANDKPSRLLKDMGVNEKDLKKAIVDLRGSNKVTDQNAEATYNALNKYARNLNEYAESGKLDPVIGRDDEIRRVIQILSRRTKNNPILVGEPGVGKTAIAEGIAFRIIKGDVPENLKSKTVYSLDMGALIAGAKYKGEFEERLKAVVKEVINAEGDIILFIDEIHTLVGAGGGEGAMDAANILKPALARGELRAIGATTLNEYQKYFEKDKALERRFQKVMVDEPDTQDAISILRGLKEKYESHHKVRILDEAIIASVEMSQRYISDRFLPDKAIDLMDEAASKLRIEMDSVPEVVDELERRIMQLEIEREAIKREHNDKKVKDLSEEIANLSSERDSLRAKWQGEKDAVDNINSKIEQIENYKLEAEQAERAGDYGKVAELRYGRIRETQEEVEKLKKALLENKDDTRMLKEEVTAEDIAGVVARWTGIPVSKMIQSEREKLLHLEDELHKRVAGQEEAIEAISDAIRRSRAGLQDKRKPIGSFIFLGTTGVGKTELAKALAEYLFNDESALVRIDMSEYQERHAVSRLVGAPPGYVGYDEGGQLTEAVRRKPYSVVLLDEIEKAHPDVFNILLQVLDDGRLTDNKGRVVNFKNTIIIMTSNIGSHIIQENFQGYEEINRDEVIAKTKNELFELLRKTIRPEFLNRIDEIIMFTPLSRDEISDIVKLQFKHLQQTLAEMGITLDASEEALDWLAQLGYDPQYGARPLKRVIQKKILNELSKQILAGKVDKDSKIKLDTFDNQFVFLNEKADAPVA from the coding sequence ATGAATTTCAACAACTTTACCATCAAAGCACAGGAGGCTGTACAAAAGGCTTCCGAAATTGCCGTGGGCAACCAGCAACAGGCAATTGAAACCGCCCACCTGCTCAAGGGGCTGCTACTTGTTGACGAAAATGTGATCAGCTTTTTATTAAAAAAGCTCAACGTAAATATTAACCGACTAAACGAATCATTAGATCAGCAGATAGCTACCTTCCCTAAAGTTAGTGGCAGCGAGGTTTACCTTTCATCGGGTGCCAATTCGGCATTGCAAAAGGCACAAGGCTATCTAAAAGAGTTTAAAGATGATTTTGTGTCTGTTGAGCATTTGCTGCTCGGTATTTTGGCCGCCAACGATAAACCATCAAGGCTGCTCAAGGATATGGGCGTTAATGAAAAAGATTTAAAAAAGGCTATTGTTGACCTGCGCGGAAGCAATAAAGTAACCGACCAAAATGCCGAAGCCACTTACAACGCGTTAAATAAATATGCCAGAAACTTAAACGAGTATGCCGAGTCGGGCAAGCTCGATCCGGTTATTGGCCGTGATGACGAGATCAGGCGGGTGATCCAGATCCTGTCCCGCCGTACCAAAAACAATCCTATTTTAGTTGGTGAGCCTGGCGTTGGTAAAACTGCCATTGCCGAAGGGATTGCCTTCAGGATTATCAAAGGCGACGTACCCGAAAACTTAAAGTCTAAAACAGTTTACTCGCTGGATATGGGCGCGTTAATTGCCGGGGCTAAATACAAGGGTGAGTTTGAAGAACGTTTAAAGGCTGTAGTGAAAGAAGTTATCAATGCCGAAGGCGATATCATCCTGTTTATTGACGAGATACATACCCTGGTTGGCGCCGGTGGTGGCGAAGGGGCAATGGATGCGGCCAATATTTTAAAACCGGCCTTGGCCCGTGGCGAGTTAAGAGCCATAGGTGCTACCACATTAAACGAGTATCAAAAATATTTTGAGAAAGATAAAGCCCTGGAACGCCGTTTCCAAAAGGTGATGGTTGACGAACCCGATACCCAGGATGCTATATCTATTTTGCGTGGGCTGAAGGAAAAATATGAATCGCATCATAAGGTGAGGATACTGGACGAGGCGATCATTGCTTCGGTAGAGATGTCTCAACGCTATATATCCGACCGGTTTTTACCCGATAAGGCTATCGACCTGATGGACGAAGCGGCTTCAAAATTACGGATTGAAATGGATTCGGTACCAGAAGTAGTAGACGAGTTGGAACGCCGCATTATGCAGCTTGAAATTGAGCGCGAAGCCATTAAACGCGAGCATAATGATAAAAAGGTAAAAGATCTGAGCGAAGAAATTGCCAATCTGTCCTCCGAACGCGATTCGCTCCGTGCCAAATGGCAGGGGGAAAAAGACGCTGTAGACAATATCAACAGTAAAATTGAACAGATAGAAAACTATAAGCTGGAAGCCGAGCAAGCGGAACGCGCTGGAGATTATGGCAAAGTAGCTGAATTGCGCTACGGCCGCATCCGCGAAACCCAGGAAGAGGTTGAAAAATTGAAGAAAGCCCTGCTTGAAAACAAGGATGATACCCGCATGCTTAAAGAGGAAGTTACCGCCGAGGATATTGCAGGTGTTGTAGCCCGGTGGACAGGCATACCGGTTTCTAAAATGATACAAAGCGAGCGCGAAAAGCTGCTGCACCTGGAAGACGAACTGCATAAACGGGTTGCCGGGCAGGAAGAAGCCATTGAGGCCATAAGCGATGCCATACGCCGCAGCCGTGCCGGTTTGCAGGATAAACGCAAACCCATAGGCTCATTTATATTTTTGGGTACTACCGGGGTTGGTAAAACTGAGTTAGCAAAAGCTCTGGCAGAATACCTGTTTAACGACGAAAGTGCGCTGGTGCGGATAGATATGTCGGAATACCAGGAGCGCCATGCGGTATCCCGTTTGGTAGGCGCGCCTCCGGGTTATGTAGGTTACGATGAAGGCGGGCAATTAACCGAGGCTGTTAGGCGCAAACCATACAGTGTTGTTTTGCTTGATGAGATTGAAAAGGCGCATCCTGATGTATTCAACATTTTGCTACAGGTTTTGGATGATGGCCGTTTAACGGATAACAAGGGCCGCGTGGTGAATTTTAAAAACACCATCATCATCATGACCTCCAATATCGGATCGCATATCATCCAGGAAAATTTCCAGGGATATGAAGAGATTAACCGCGACGAGGTGATTGCCAAAACAAAAAACGAGCTGTTTGAATTGTTGCGCAAAACTATCCGCCCCGAATTTTTAAACCGGATAGACGAGATCATTATGTTTACACCGCTTAGCCGCGATGAGATTAGTGATATTGTTAAACTGCAATTTAAGCACCTGCAACAAACCCTGGCCGAAATGGGCATCACGCTCGATGCCAGCGAGGAAGCTTTGGATTGGCTTGCCCAGTTAGGTTATGATCCGCAATATGGCGCAAGGCCTTTAAAGCGTGTTATACAGAAAAAAATACTGAACGAGCTATCCAAGCAGATACTGGCAGGCAAGGTTGATAAAGACAGTAAAATAAAACTGGATACCTTTGATAACCAATTTGTATTTTTAAACGAAAAAGCCGATGCCCCGGTTGCGTAA
- a CDS encoding (4Fe-4S)-binding protein, producing MTDFHKTYQNKDITVFWQPEKCLHSANCVRGLRAVFDPGRKPWIELSEGETEDIVRTINNCPSGALSFEFNAPASI from the coding sequence ATGACAGATTTTCATAAAACATATCAAAATAAGGACATCACTGTTTTTTGGCAGCCCGAAAAATGCTTACATAGCGCCAACTGTGTACGTGGGCTTCGGGCTGTTTTTGATCCTGGCCGTAAACCATGGATAGAATTGTCGGAAGGCGAAACAGAAGATATTGTCCGCACGATTAACAATTGCCCCTCTGGCGCACTTTCTTTTGAGTTTAACGCCCCGGCATCTATTTAA
- a CDS encoding glutamate synthase subunit beta, with amino-acid sequence MGKPTGFKEFGRELPHKIAPQERVKNYKEFESLYTDEKLNEQSARCMNCGVPFCHSGCPLGNIIPEFNDAVYRKNWEEAYTILSSTNNFPEFTGRICPAPCESACVLGINKPPVAIEEIEKHIIEIAYAKNLVKPTAPLVRTGKKVAVVGSGPSGLAAAAQLAKAGHSVTVYERDDRPGGLLRYGIPDFKLEKWVVDRRIQIMEEDGIVFQCNTEIGKDIAPDELLRNNDAVILSGGSTIPRNLPIPGRDLKGIYFAMDFLKQQNKRVSGISFDAEDILATGKDVVVIGGGDTGSDCVGTSNRQGASSVRQFEVMVQPPAERTQHMPWPSYPMVLKTTSSHEEGVMRHWGINTKEFLGDEKGNLRALRVTDVNWELDVMNRPVKFHEIEGSEREIPCQRVFLAMGFLNPQYNGMLEQLGIELDERKNIKAREGVYRTNVSKVFTAGDMRRGQSLVVWAISEGREAARKVDEFLMGHTTLESKDAVNMFEQVF; translated from the coding sequence ATGGGAAAACCAACTGGATTTAAAGAATTTGGAAGAGAGCTTCCGCATAAAATAGCTCCGCAGGAGCGTGTTAAAAACTACAAGGAATTTGAAAGTTTATATACCGATGAGAAACTGAACGAGCAATCGGCCCGCTGCATGAACTGCGGTGTGCCTTTCTGCCACTCGGGTTGTCCGCTGGGTAATATCATTCCTGAGTTTAACGATGCCGTTTATCGTAAAAATTGGGAAGAAGCTTATACCATTTTATCGTCGACTAACAATTTTCCGGAGTTTACGGGCCGTATATGCCCTGCGCCCTGCGAATCGGCGTGTGTGTTGGGTATTAACAAGCCGCCGGTAGCTATCGAGGAAATTGAAAAACATATCATTGAAATAGCTTACGCTAAAAACCTGGTTAAGCCCACCGCCCCGCTGGTTAGAACCGGCAAAAAAGTGGCGGTTGTAGGTTCTGGTCCTTCAGGCTTGGCTGCTGCGGCACAATTGGCCAAGGCTGGCCATAGCGTTACCGTATATGAGCGCGACGACAGGCCGGGAGGTTTATTGCGTTACGGTATCCCTGATTTTAAATTGGAGAAATGGGTTGTTGATCGCCGGATCCAGATTATGGAGGAAGATGGCATCGTTTTTCAATGCAATACCGAGATTGGTAAAGACATTGCGCCCGATGAACTGCTGCGTAATAACGATGCGGTAATTCTTTCAGGAGGTTCAACCATTCCGCGTAACCTGCCTATCCCTGGCCGGGATTTGAAGGGTATTTATTTTGCAATGGACTTTTTAAAACAGCAAAATAAACGGGTGAGCGGCATAAGCTTTGATGCCGAAGATATTTTGGCCACAGGTAAAGATGTAGTTGTAATAGGTGGCGGTGATACCGGCAGCGATTGCGTGGGCACATCAAACCGCCAGGGGGCAAGCTCCGTAAGGCAATTTGAGGTGATGGTGCAGCCGCCTGCTGAGCGTACGCAACACATGCCGTGGCCAAGTTACCCTATGGTGCTTAAAACCACGAGCTCGCACGAGGAAGGGGTGATGCGCCACTGGGGAATTAACACCAAAGAGTTTTTGGGTGACGAAAAAGGAAATTTGCGGGCACTGAGAGTTACTGATGTAAACTGGGAATTAGATGTGATGAACCGCCCGGTTAAATTTCATGAAATTGAAGGTTCGGAGCGCGAGATACCTTGCCAGCGTGTGTTTTTAGCTATGGGCTTTTTAAACCCGCAATACAACGGTATGCTGGAGCAATTGGGTATTGAGCTTGATGAGCGTAAAAATATAAAAGCGCGCGAGGGTGTTTACCGCACCAATGTAAGCAAAGTGTTTACTGCCGGTGATATGCGTCGTGGCCAGTCGCTGGTGGTATGGGCCATATCCGAAGGCCGCGAGGCTGCGCGCAAAGTTGATGAGTTTTTAATGGGGCATACCACGCTTGAGAGCAAGGATGCTGTTAATATGTTTGAGCAGGTGTTTTAG